Genomic segment of Scomber scombrus chromosome 18, fScoSco1.1, whole genome shotgun sequence:
TGCTGAAGACAAATGAAGAAATCAGGAAATGACGTAAAGAGTCTTTTTATTAATCTGAgtttagaaaagaagaaaagcagaagtgGTTATCACTTCTCATCCAGACATGAAGAGTTcaactgtgtgtctgctgctcgGTGAGTCcaacacattcactcattcactccttcactccttcactcattcactcattcactcattcactccttcactcattcactccttcactccttcactccttcactcattcactccttcactccttcactccttcactctatagctgtgtcccaattcaggggATGCATCCTTCGATGACCGCGTGCTACTGAGAAACCTCAGAAGGATGCATCAACCGTTGTGAAATGGGACGGTCTAGCCTTCGAAGTATTTCCTGGTTGTGTCACCAGCTGTTCCCGACCATAGatgagaaagacacacagaagaaaaaacacacagaagaaagaagaggtggtggtggtggtggttggaaatgctacatattttattattttttagttattatagtattatataatttcattattacaacaaatatttcaaatactactcatgttatttaaaaaaaaagaaaaggaaacggaTATTTATCATTGCCACCCAGAGGATGAGGGGACCACATGAAGCCACCTGAGCTAAGTGATATAAAAGCAGAACTGGTAGCGGAGATGACGGCGGCAGCAGAAGCAACACGCTTCAAGTCCGACACCCGGTGACGCAcaagtgagagaggaagatgagtcCGGTGCTGGCACCGCGCCCGCCTTTCACGCAGCGTTGGGACGTAATTGTCCTTcaaaggatgcagcccctgaattgagacgcAGCCAttcactccttcactccttctctccttcaatccttcactccttctctccttcaatccttcactccttcactccttcaatccttctctccttctctccttcactccttcactcattcactcattctctccttcactccttcactccttcaatccttccctccttctctccttcactcattcactccttctctccttcactcattcactcattctctccttctctccttcactcattcactcattctctccttcactccttcactccttcactcctgttctccttcactccttcactccttcactcattcactccttcactccttttctccttcatcaGTAGCAGCTTTATAGTATTTATACTGaaggtcagacaacaatataatgatatttactttacttgaaggtatcACAATAACTGTGACATGACACAGTGATGAACGCGTCATAAACctttatgactgttgtcattaagtcATTCTGTTTCTGTAATGACAggttgacattgtttgggttgtcttgattatgacaacttgactttaaaggtagggttggtaattctgttcagaagcactttttgttatactgggtgaaatggtccttctattatcagaggtatcaatacattatgactttagaaaaaggaacggatcaatcagacctctgtggcaGCCACAGGATTAAACcccgaccaatccatgctctgaaaagcaaaaaccaatcaggtgccttcatgtccgcccccctctctccctgctggtgccggtttgtgggggcgtggctcggacggactcactgacgggagggggagcagcgggggggaacttagaggaggcaggaggaggtgatattttcaaatcttgctagctctcttgctagctttacaacattaccaaccctacctttaacaaaatattcacctatttttgtgttcatgtcaAGTTGacataatgattattataattagatgTGAAGGTTACAGACCAATTCTAGCACTTGGTCATAGATGTTTGACAGGAAACCCAAAACTGACTGTCAGGACTCCATTATGACAGTGtaatgaagggttagggttaacacaTTATCACTTTGATTAAAGTCAAGTTGTCATGATCaagacaacccaaacaatgtcaaccTGTCATTACAGAAACagaatgacacttaatgacaacagtcagAAACGTTTATGACTCTTATGacgataccttcaagtaaagtgttactgATAGCTGATAGgtagatagcactccctgagccataaaAACATTAGACATTGTTCACTTCAGACCTGTAGTAACCTCTgtagtgacctctgacctgtagtaACCTCCGTagtgacctgtagtgacctgtagtaacctctgacctgtagtgacctctgacctgtagtaacctctgacctgtagtgacctctgACCGGTagtgacctgtagtgacctctgacctgtagtgacctctgacctgtagtaaccctgtcctcctgctgcaggtgtgtctgtgctgctgctgtctggtCCCACTGATTCAGCAGGTGAGTTCCAGCTCCCAACAACAACCATCAGTCCTTAAAACCTGTTGAACAGCACAGATCACTGATCCTAACCACCTGCTTTTTACTGTAACCATGACGATGACATTTCAACCCAAACCGTCATCTTCCTCCAAATAAGTGACTGCAGTGACTCTAataatctgtctgtgtgtccttCAGTCTCTCTGAGAGTCAGTCCAGACCTTCAGCAGCTCTTCAGCAGAGAGTCTCCACTGACTCTGAGCTGTGATGAAGACGGACAGACAGCTGATGGATGGACGGTGAAGAGGACAACAAGAGGAGGGACTGGAcagtgtggtggtggtgatcAACAAGACTTTGGGAGGATTGAAAGTTCTAACTGCATCATCTCATATCCCTCTCCCCTCTCAGATTCTGGAGTTTACTGGTGTGAAAGATCTGGAGAGAAAAGTGAAGAGATCAACATCACAGTTACTGGTAGATATGattctgtctctatgtaactctgtctctatgtaactgtaactctgtctctatgtaactgtaactctgtctctatgtgactgtaactctgtctctatgtgactgtaactctgtctctatgtaactgtaactctgtctctatgtaactgtaactctgtctctatgtaactgtaactctgtctctatgtgactgtaactctgtctctatgtgactgtaactctgtctctatgtgactgtaactctgtctctatgtaactgtaactctgtctctatgtgactgtaactctgtctctatgtaactgtaactctgtctctatgtaactctgtctgttGTTCAGATCTTACCTTTAAGCTGGAGATCCCTGCTCTTCCTGtgctgacaggaagtgatgtcactcTGCGCTGTAGGACCAGAGATGGTTCCACACCAgcatttaatgtattaaagaaCGGTGAAGCTGTTACAGGTTCCTCTAAAGGAGAGTTAATCATCAGTAAGGTCCAACAGTCTGATGAAGGTTTCTACTCGTGTGTTAATCAGAATGTAGAATCTCTAAGGAGCAGGctgagggtcaaaggtcagtacactgacatcacttcctgtttatatGACAGTCAGTAGAGTTAATAAACTGATCACTGCACTGAACCACAATCTACTGattcctcctccagctcctcctcctcctacttcagtCTCTCTGAGAGTCAGTCCAGACCTTCAGCAGTTCTTCAGCAGAGAGTCTCCACTGACTCTGAGCTGTGATGAAGACGGACAGACAGCTGATGGATGGACGGTgaagaggacaacaggaggacaGACTGGACAGTGTGGTGGTGGTCAACAAGACTTTGGGAGGATTGAAGGTTCTAACTGCATCATCTCAGATCCCTTTGAATCAGATTCTGGAGTTTACTGGTGTGAAAGATCTGGAGAGAGAAGTGAAGAGATCAACATCACAGTTACTGGTAGATATGATTCTGTCTgtgactgtaactctgtctctatgtaactgtaactctgtctctatgtaactgtaactctgtctctatgtaactgtaactctgtctctatgtaactgtaactctgtctctatgtgactgtaactctgtctctatgtaactgtaactttgtctctatgtaactgtaactctgtctctatgtaactctgtctctatgtaactgtaactctgtctctatgtgacTCTGTCTGTTATTCAGATCTTCCCTTTAAGCTGGATATCCCTGCAATTCCTGtgctgacaggaagtgatgtcactcTGCGCTGTAGGACCAGAGATGGTTCCACACATagagcattttatttattaaagaaCGGTGAACCTTTCAGATCTGACTCTAAAGGA
This window contains:
- the LOC133999191 gene encoding contactin-5-like, whose product is MKSSTVCLLLGVSVLLLSGPTDSAVSLRVSPDLQQLFSRESPLTLSCDEDGQTADGWTVKRTTRGGTGQCGGGDQQDFGRIESSNCIISYPSPLSDSGVYWCERSGEKSEEINITVTDLTFKLEIPALPVLTGSDVTLRCRTRDGSTPAFNVLKNGEAVTGSSKGELIISKVQQSDEGFYSCVNQNVESLRSRLRVKAPPPPTSVSLRVSPDLQQFFSRESPLTLSCDEDGQTADGWTVKRTTGGQTGQCGGGQQDFGRIEGSNCIISDPFESDSGVYWCERSGERSEEINITVTDLPFKLDIPAIPVLTGSDVTLRCRTRDGSTHRAFYLLKNGEPFRSDSKGEFIISNVQQSDEGFYSCSDGLIESPRSMLRVKAPPPPPPLSVVRLLCHLVVISPYCICSVLMVSIYCSRRTGNRPAVSMETSQRDAGGQGSDGERDDVTTEHDF